A window of Leclercia adecarboxylata contains these coding sequences:
- the queE gene encoding 7-carboxy-7-deazaguanine synthase QueE produces the protein MQYPINEMFQTLQGEGYFTGVPAIFIRLQGCPVGCAWCDTKHTWETLSDREVSLFSILAKTKESDKWGAANPDDLLAIIGRQGWTARHVVITGGEPCIHDLMPLTMLLESNGFSCQIETSGTHEVRCTHTTWVTVSPKVNMRGGYDVLSQALERADEIKHPVGRVRDIEALDELLETLTDDKQRVIALQPISQKEDATRLCIETCIARNWRLSMQTHKYLNIA, from the coding sequence ATGCAGTACCCGATTAACGAGATGTTCCAGACCCTGCAAGGCGAGGGTTACTTCACCGGCGTTCCCGCTATTTTCATTCGTCTGCAGGGATGCCCGGTTGGCTGCGCCTGGTGTGATACCAAACATACCTGGGAAACGCTCAGCGATCGGGAAGTTTCACTGTTCAGCATTCTGGCGAAAACCAAAGAGAGCGACAAATGGGGCGCAGCAAACCCCGACGATCTGCTGGCGATCATCGGCCGTCAGGGCTGGACGGCGCGCCACGTGGTGATCACCGGTGGGGAACCCTGCATTCACGACCTTATGCCGCTTACCATGCTGCTGGAAAGCAACGGCTTTAGCTGCCAGATTGAGACCAGCGGCACCCACGAAGTGCGTTGTACCCACACCACCTGGGTGACGGTCTCGCCAAAAGTGAACATGCGCGGCGGTTACGACGTATTGTCCCAGGCGCTGGAACGCGCGGACGAGATCAAGCACCCGGTCGGTCGCGTACGCGATATCGAAGCCCTGGACGAACTGCTGGAAACCTTAACCGACGACAAGCAGCGGGTGATTGCCCTGCAGCCGATCTCCCAGAAAGAAGACGCCACGCGCCTCTGTATCGAGACCTGTATTGCGCGGAACTGGCGTCTGTCGATGCAGACGCACAAGTACCTCAATATCGCCTGA
- a CDS encoding glycosyltransferase, giving the protein MSHFAVITLPLYSHMHAMEALAKHLIMRGHRVTFFQQEEARTLLREPQAHFVAVGQPTPSALHEPGFFSLISGMASVTDMLCRELPLAFRQHNIDAVIVDQMEPAGGLVAQALNLPFISICCALPVNRDNTIPLPVMPFRYGTSDRSRKLYASSADVYDWLMSRQGRVIARHARAFGLPSRNRLDQCLSPLAQISQTIPGFDFPRTLPACFHAVGPLRADPPTVSSGKKKPFVFASLGTIQGYRYGLFRKIARACQQAGVPLLIAHCNGLNASQTARLGNMGAQTVGFTDQLAVLRDASAVITHAGLNTVMDAIATATPILAVPLAFDQPGVAARVVFSGIGLKACRFSPSRTLSQHLLDLLENKQYTQRITALQTELINAGGAARAADIIEQAVCTRHSVSAV; this is encoded by the coding sequence ATGAGCCATTTTGCGGTAATCACGCTACCGTTATACAGCCATATGCACGCTATGGAAGCACTGGCAAAACACCTTATCATGCGCGGCCATCGGGTCACTTTTTTTCAGCAGGAAGAGGCGCGCACCTTGCTCAGGGAACCGCAGGCGCACTTCGTCGCAGTAGGTCAGCCGACGCCGTCTGCACTGCACGAGCCGGGGTTTTTCAGCCTGATATCAGGTATGGCAAGCGTAACCGATATGCTGTGCCGTGAACTGCCCCTCGCCTTCCGACAGCACAACATTGACGCCGTGATTGTCGATCAGATGGAGCCGGCGGGAGGACTGGTTGCACAAGCACTCAACCTGCCCTTTATCTCCATCTGCTGCGCCCTGCCGGTAAACCGGGATAACACCATCCCCCTGCCGGTGATGCCTTTTCGCTATGGCACCAGCGACCGCAGTCGGAAATTATACGCCTCCAGCGCGGATGTTTATGACTGGCTGATGTCGAGACAGGGGCGGGTCATTGCCCGTCATGCCCGGGCATTTGGTTTGCCCTCGCGCAACAGGCTGGATCAATGCCTGTCGCCGCTGGCGCAAATCAGCCAGACCATTCCCGGCTTTGATTTTCCACGCACCTTGCCCGCCTGCTTCCACGCGGTAGGCCCGCTGCGCGCCGATCCGCCAACGGTTTCTTCCGGCAAAAAGAAGCCGTTTGTTTTTGCGTCATTAGGCACCATCCAGGGCTACCGCTATGGGCTGTTCCGCAAGATTGCCCGCGCCTGCCAACAGGCTGGTGTGCCCCTGCTTATTGCCCACTGTAACGGACTCAATGCCAGTCAAACCGCCCGGCTGGGGAATATGGGGGCGCAAACCGTAGGATTTACCGATCAGCTGGCGGTATTGCGCGATGCCAGCGCCGTCATCACCCACGCAGGGCTGAATACGGTTATGGATGCCATCGCCACCGCCACGCCGATCCTCGCCGTGCCTCTGGCGTTTGATCAGCCAGGCGTCGCCGCCCGAGTGGTCTTCAGCGGCATTGGCCTTAAGGCCTGCCGCTTTTCGCCGAGCCGCACGCTCAGCCAGCATCTTCTCGATCTGCTGGAAAATAAGCAGTACACGCAGCGCATCACTGCCCTACAGACTGAGCTGATAAACGCCGGAGGGGCAGCACGGGCTGCCGACATCATTGAACAGGCGGTGTGCACACGTCATAGCGTATCGGCGGTGTAA
- the eno gene encoding phosphopyruvate hydratase: MSKIVKVIGREIIDSRGNPTVEAEVHLEGGFVGMAAAPSGASTGSREALELRDGDKSRFLGKGVTKAVGAVNGPIAQAILGKDAKDQAGIDKIMIDLDGTENKSNFGANAILAVSLANAKAAAASKGQPLFEHIAELNGTPGKYSMPVPMMNIINGGEHADNNVDIQEFMIQPVGAKTVKEAIRMGSEVFHHLAKVLKAKGMNTAVGDEGGYAPNLGSNAEALAVIAEAVKAAGYELGTDITLAMDCAASEFYKDGKYVLAGEGNKAFTSEEFTHFLEDLTKQYPIVSIEDGLDESDWDGFAYQTKVLGDKIQLVGDDLFVTNTKILKEGIEKGIANSILIKFNQIGSLTETLAAIKMAKDAGYTAVISHRSGETEDATIADLAVGTAAGQIKTGSMSRSDRVAKYNQLIRIEEALGEKAPYNGRKEIKGQ; this comes from the coding sequence ATGTCCAAAATCGTTAAAGTCATCGGTCGTGAAATCATCGACTCCCGTGGTAACCCGACTGTTGAAGCCGAAGTACACCTGGAAGGTGGTTTCGTAGGTATGGCTGCTGCGCCGTCAGGTGCTTCTACTGGTTCCCGCGAAGCGCTAGAACTGCGCGATGGCGACAAATCCCGCTTCCTGGGCAAAGGCGTAACCAAAGCGGTTGGCGCAGTAAACGGTCCTATTGCTCAGGCAATCCTTGGCAAAGATGCCAAAGATCAGGCTGGCATTGACAAGATCATGATCGATCTGGACGGTACTGAAAACAAATCTAACTTCGGTGCGAACGCAATCCTGGCTGTTTCCCTGGCGAACGCCAAAGCAGCAGCGGCTTCTAAAGGTCAGCCACTGTTCGAACACATTGCTGAACTGAACGGCACCCCAGGCAAATACTCTATGCCAGTTCCGATGATGAACATCATCAACGGCGGTGAGCACGCAGATAACAACGTCGACATCCAGGAATTCATGATTCAGCCGGTTGGCGCGAAAACTGTTAAAGAAGCCATCCGTATGGGTTCTGAAGTGTTCCATCACCTGGCTAAGGTTCTGAAAGCTAAAGGCATGAACACTGCAGTAGGTGACGAAGGTGGTTATGCACCTAACCTGGGCTCCAACGCCGAAGCACTGGCTGTAATCGCTGAAGCGGTTAAAGCTGCTGGCTACGAGCTGGGCACCGACATCACCCTGGCGATGGACTGTGCAGCATCTGAATTCTACAAAGACGGTAAATACGTTCTGGCTGGCGAAGGCAACAAAGCATTCACCTCCGAAGAGTTTACCCACTTCCTGGAAGACCTGACCAAACAGTATCCAATCGTGTCTATCGAAGACGGTCTGGACGAGTCTGACTGGGATGGTTTCGCATACCAGACCAAAGTACTGGGCGACAAAATCCAGCTGGTTGGTGACGATCTGTTCGTAACCAACACCAAGATCCTGAAAGAAGGTATCGAGAAAGGCATCGCTAACTCCATCCTGATCAAATTCAACCAGATCGGTTCTCTGACCGAAACTCTGGCTGCGATCAAAATGGCGAAAGACGCTGGCTACACTGCCGTTATCTCTCACCGTTCAGGCGAAACTGAAGACGCTACCATCGCTGACCTGGCTGTTGGTACCGCTGCAGGCCAGATCAAAACGGGTTCTATGAGCCGTTCTGACCGTGTTGCTAAATACAACCAGCTGATTCGTATCGAAGAAGCGCTGGGCGAGAAAGCACCATACAACGGTCGTAAAGAGATCAAAGGTCAGTAA
- the pyrG gene encoding glutamine hydrolyzing CTP synthase, translating to MTTNYIFVTGGVVSSLGKGIAAASLAAILEARGLNVTMMKLDPYINVDPGTMSPIQHGEVFVTEDGAETDLDLGHYERFIRTKMTRRNNFTTGRIYSDVLRKERRGDYLGATVQVIPHITNAIKERIIAGGEGHDVVLVEIGGTVGDIESLPFLEAIRQLAVDIGREHALFMHLTLVPYMAAAGEVKTKPTQHSVKELLSIGIQPDILVCRSDRAVPANERAKIALFCNVPEKAVISMKDVDSIYKIPGLLKSQGLDDYICKRFSLNCPEANLSEWEQVIYEEANPAGEVTIGMVGKYIELPDAYKSVIEALKHGGLKNRVTVNIKLIDSQDVETRGVEILKDLDAILIPGGFGYRGVEGKIATARYARENNIPYLGICLGMQVALIEFARNVVGMENANSTEFVPDCKYPVVALITEWRDEEGNVEVRTEKSDLGGTMRLGSQACQLSDDSLVRQMYGAPVITERHRHRYEVNNLLLKQIEAAGLRIAGRSGDDQLVEIIEVPNHPWFVACQFHPEFTSTPRDGHPLFAGFVKAANEFQKRQAK from the coding sequence ATGACAACGAACTATATTTTTGTGACCGGCGGGGTTGTATCCTCTCTGGGTAAAGGCATTGCCGCAGCCTCCCTCGCAGCCATTCTTGAAGCCCGTGGCCTCAATGTGACCATGATGAAGCTGGATCCGTACATCAACGTCGATCCAGGTACCATGAGCCCGATCCAACACGGGGAAGTGTTCGTTACTGAAGACGGCGCTGAAACCGACCTGGACCTGGGTCACTACGAGCGTTTCATTCGCACCAAAATGACCCGTCGTAACAACTTCACGACTGGCCGTATCTACTCCGACGTTCTGCGTAAAGAGCGTCGCGGTGACTATCTGGGCGCAACCGTTCAGGTTATCCCACACATCACCAACGCCATTAAAGAGCGAATCATTGCCGGTGGCGAAGGCCACGACGTCGTGCTGGTTGAAATCGGCGGTACCGTAGGTGATATCGAATCTCTGCCGTTCCTTGAAGCGATTCGCCAGCTGGCGGTGGATATCGGTCGCGAACACGCGCTGTTCATGCACCTGACTCTGGTGCCTTACATGGCTGCCGCAGGCGAAGTGAAAACCAAGCCGACCCAGCACTCCGTTAAAGAGCTGCTCTCTATCGGTATTCAGCCTGATATCCTGGTGTGCCGCTCCGATCGTGCAGTTCCGGCCAACGAACGTGCAAAAATTGCATTGTTCTGTAACGTGCCAGAAAAAGCCGTTATTTCAATGAAAGATGTCGATTCCATTTATAAAATCCCGGGCCTGTTGAAATCACAGGGCCTGGACGATTATATTTGTAAACGATTCAGCTTGAACTGTCCGGAAGCTAACCTGTCTGAATGGGAACAGGTTATTTACGAAGAAGCGAACCCGGCAGGCGAAGTGACTATCGGTATGGTCGGCAAGTACATTGAACTGCCGGACGCCTATAAGTCAGTTATCGAAGCGCTGAAACACGGTGGCCTGAAAAACCGCGTAACCGTCAACATCAAGCTGATCGATTCGCAGGATGTTGAAACCCGCGGTGTAGAAATTCTGAAAGATCTGGATGCTATTCTCATCCCTGGCGGCTTCGGCTACCGTGGTGTTGAAGGCAAGATCGCTACCGCACGCTATGCGCGTGAAAACAATATTCCTTACCTTGGCATCTGCCTGGGTATGCAGGTTGCGCTGATTGAATTTGCACGCAACGTGGTGGGGATGGAAAACGCGAACTCTACTGAATTTGTGCCAGACTGTAAGTACCCTGTTGTGGCGCTGATTACCGAATGGCGCGACGAAGAAGGTAACGTCGAAGTCCGTACCGAGAAAAGCGATCTGGGTGGCACGATGCGTCTGGGTTCTCAGGCTTGCCAGCTCTCTGACGACAGCCTGGTACGCCAGATGTACGGTGCGCCGGTCATCACTGAGCGCCATCGTCACCGTTATGAAGTGAACAACCTGCTGTTGAAACAAATTGAAGCTGCGGGTCTGCGTATTGCGGGCCGCTCCGGGGATGATCAGTTGGTCGAGATCATCGAAGTGCCGAACCACCCATGGTTCGTAGCCTGTCAGTTCCACCCGGAATTTACTTCTACGCCGCGTGATGGACATCCGCTGTTTGCTGGCTTTGTGAAAGCCGCCAATGAGTTCCAGAAGCGTCAGGCGAAGTAA
- the mazG gene encoding nucleoside triphosphate pyrophosphohydrolase, translating to MTQIDRLLGIMKRLRDPENGCPWDKEQTFATIAPYTLEETYEVLDAISREDFDDLCGELGDLLFQVVFYAQMAQEEGRFDFNDICAAISDKLERRHPHIFGDATAENSHEVLARWEQIKSAERAEKSQHSALDDIPLSLPALMRAHKIQKRCSTVGFDWTTIGPVLDKVHEEIDEVMHEAQQAVVDQEKLEEEMGDLLFATVNLSRHLGVKAEVALQKANLKFERRFREVERIIAARGLEMTGVDLDAMEEVWQEVKRQESDL from the coding sequence ATGACCCAAATCGACCGCCTGCTCGGCATTATGAAACGTCTGCGCGACCCGGAAAACGGCTGTCCGTGGGACAAAGAGCAGACTTTCGCCACCATAGCCCCCTACACTCTGGAAGAGACCTACGAGGTGCTGGATGCCATCTCCCGGGAAGATTTTGACGATCTGTGCGGCGAGCTGGGCGACCTGCTGTTCCAGGTGGTGTTCTATGCGCAGATGGCCCAGGAAGAGGGGCGCTTTGATTTCAACGATATCTGCGCCGCCATCAGCGACAAGCTGGAGCGCCGTCACCCGCATATTTTTGGCGATGCCACCGCTGAGAACAGCCACGAAGTGCTGGCTCGCTGGGAACAGATTAAAAGCGCGGAGCGGGCAGAAAAGTCGCAGCATTCCGCGCTGGATGATATCCCGTTAAGCCTGCCGGCACTGATGCGCGCGCATAAGATCCAGAAACGCTGCTCGACGGTGGGGTTTGACTGGACGACGATCGGCCCGGTGCTCGACAAAGTGCATGAAGAGATTGACGAGGTGATGCACGAAGCCCAGCAGGCGGTCGTTGATCAGGAGAAGCTGGAAGAGGAGATGGGCGATCTGCTGTTTGCTACCGTCAACCTTTCGCGTCATTTAGGGGTCAAAGCCGAAGTGGCATTGCAAAAAGCGAACCTCAAATTCGAGCGTCGCTTCCGGGAAGTGGAGCGCATTATCGCTGCCCGCGGCCTGGAAATGACCGGCGTGGACCTCGATGCGATGGAAGAAGTGTGGCAGGAAGTAAAACGCCAGGAATCTGATCTCTAA
- the relA gene encoding GTP diphosphokinase, which produces MVAVRSAHLNKAGEFDPQKWIASLGIASQQSCERLTETWAYCLRTTQGHPDAELLLWRGIEMVEILSMLSMDIETLQAALLFPLADAEVVTEDALRESVGKSVVALIHGVRDMAAIRQLKATHTDSVSSEQVDNVRRMLLAMVDDFRCVVIKLAERVAHLREVKDAPEDERVLAAKECTNIYAPLANRLGIGQLKWELEDYCFRYLHPAEYKRIAKLLHERRIDREHYIEEFVGGLRKSMKEEGVKAEVYGRPKHIYSIWRKMQKKHLAFDELFDVRAVRIVAERLQDCYAALGIVHTHYRHMPDEFDDYVANPKPNGYQSIHTVVLGPGGKPVEIQIRTKQMHEESELGVAAHWKYKEGTSGGARSGHEDRIAWLRKLIAWQEEMADSGEMLDEVRSQVFDDRVYVFTPKGDVVDLPAGSTPLDFAYHIHSDVGHRCIGAKIGGRIVPFTYQLQMGDQVDIITQKQPNPSRDWLNPNLGYVTTSRGRSKIHAWFRKQDRDKNILAGRQILDDELEHLGIHLKEAEKFLLPRYNFNELDELLAAIGGGDIRLNQMVNFLQAQFNKPSAEEQDAAALKQLQQKSYNPSHRSKEKDNGRVVVEGVGNLMHHIARCCQPIPGDEIVGFITQGRGISIHRADCDQLDDLQSHAPERIVDAVWGESYSAGYSLVVRVSANDRSGLLRDITTILANEKVNVLGVASRSDTRQQLATIDMTIEIYNLQVLGRVLGKLNQVPDVIDARRLHGG; this is translated from the coding sequence ATGGTTGCGGTAAGAAGTGCACATCTCAATAAAGCTGGTGAGTTTGACCCACAAAAATGGATCGCAAGTCTGGGGATTGCCAGCCAGCAGTCGTGTGAACGCTTAACCGAAACATGGGCCTATTGTCTGCGCACCACTCAGGGGCACCCCGATGCCGAACTGCTGCTGTGGCGCGGCATCGAAATGGTCGAAATCCTCTCCATGCTGAGTATGGATATCGAAACGCTTCAGGCTGCGCTGCTGTTCCCACTGGCGGACGCGGAGGTGGTCACAGAAGATGCCCTTCGTGAAAGCGTGGGCAAATCCGTTGTCGCCCTGATCCACGGCGTGCGCGACATGGCGGCCATCCGCCAGCTTAAAGCCACCCATACCGATTCGGTCTCTTCTGAACAGGTCGATAACGTCCGCCGTATGCTGCTGGCGATGGTGGATGATTTCCGCTGCGTGGTGATCAAGCTTGCAGAACGCGTCGCCCATTTGCGGGAAGTGAAAGACGCGCCGGAAGATGAACGCGTGCTGGCGGCGAAAGAGTGCACCAATATCTATGCCCCGCTGGCGAACCGTCTGGGGATCGGGCAGCTGAAATGGGAGCTGGAAGATTACTGCTTCCGCTACCTGCACCCGGCGGAATACAAACGGATTGCCAAACTGCTGCACGAGCGCCGTATCGACCGCGAACATTACATCGAAGAGTTTGTCGGCGGTTTGCGTAAGTCGATGAAAGAAGAGGGCGTGAAGGCCGAAGTCTATGGCCGTCCGAAGCATATCTACAGCATCTGGCGCAAAATGCAGAAGAAGCATCTCGCCTTTGACGAGCTGTTTGACGTGCGCGCCGTGCGTATCGTGGCCGAGCGGTTACAGGACTGCTACGCCGCGCTGGGGATTGTTCATACCCATTACCGCCACATGCCGGATGAGTTTGACGACTACGTCGCTAACCCGAAACCGAACGGCTACCAGTCGATCCATACCGTGGTCCTGGGGCCGGGCGGCAAACCGGTCGAGATCCAGATCCGCACCAAACAGATGCACGAAGAGTCCGAGCTGGGCGTCGCCGCGCACTGGAAGTACAAAGAGGGCACCTCAGGCGGGGCGCGCTCCGGTCACGAAGATCGCATTGCCTGGCTGCGTAAGCTGATTGCGTGGCAGGAAGAGATGGCTGACTCGGGCGAAATGCTCGATGAAGTGCGCAGCCAGGTCTTTGACGACCGGGTCTACGTCTTTACGCCGAAAGGGGACGTGGTTGACCTGCCAGCAGGCTCTACGCCGCTCGACTTCGCCTACCACATCCACAGTGATGTGGGGCATCGCTGCATCGGCGCCAAAATCGGCGGGCGTATTGTACCCTTCACCTATCAACTGCAGATGGGCGATCAGGTAGACATCATCACCCAGAAACAGCCGAACCCGAGTCGCGACTGGCTGAACCCGAACCTCGGCTATGTCACCACCAGCCGTGGGCGCTCTAAAATTCACGCCTGGTTCCGCAAGCAGGATCGTGACAAGAATATCCTTGCCGGGCGTCAGATCCTGGACGACGAGCTGGAGCATTTAGGCATCCATCTGAAAGAGGCGGAGAAATTCCTGCTGCCGCGCTACAACTTCAACGAGCTGGATGAGCTGCTGGCTGCCATCGGCGGCGGGGATATTCGTCTTAACCAGATGGTGAATTTCCTGCAGGCGCAGTTCAACAAACCGAGCGCGGAAGAGCAGGATGCCGCGGCGCTGAAGCAGCTGCAGCAGAAGAGCTACAATCCCTCGCACCGTAGCAAAGAGAAAGACAACGGCAGAGTAGTGGTGGAGGGCGTGGGTAATCTGATGCACCACATCGCCCGCTGCTGCCAGCCGATCCCCGGGGACGAAATCGTCGGTTTTATCACCCAGGGCCGGGGGATCTCCATCCACCGCGCGGATTGCGATCAGCTGGACGACTTACAGTCCCACGCGCCGGAACGCATCGTTGATGCGGTGTGGGGCGAGAGCTACTCCGCTGGCTATTCGCTGGTAGTACGGGTGTCAGCCAACGATCGCAGCGGCCTGCTGCGCGACATCACTACCATTCTGGCGAACGAAAAGGTGAACGTGCTTGGGGTTGCCAGCCGCAGCGACACCCGTCAGCAGCTCGCCACCATCGATATGACCATCGAAATCTATAACCTGCAGGTGCTGGGCCGGGTGCTCGGCAAGCTGAACCAGGTACCGGATGTGATTGACGCCCGTCGCCTGCACGGCGGTTAA
- the rlmD gene encoding 23S rRNA (uracil(1939)-C(5))-methyltransferase RlmD: MAQFYSAKRRVTTRQIITVEVTDLDPFGQGVARHEGKTVFIPGLLPQERAEITLTEEKRQYARGQVKRRLNDSPERETPRCPHFGVCGGCQQQHASVALQARSKSNALARLLKHDVDETIADRPWGYRRRARLSLNWQPKTARLEMGFRKANSSDIVDVKQCPILVPHLEALLPEVRKCLSELQGARHLGHVELVLANSGPLMVLRHTAPLSAKDREKLERFSHSFDLALYLAPQSEILEQLSGETPWYDSDGLRLTFSPRDFIQVNDGVNQQMVATALAWLDIQPEDRVLDLFCGMGNFTLPLAKRAHSVVGVEGVAALVEKGRENAIHNALQNVTFFHENLEEDVTRQPWAAHGFDKILLDPARAGAPGVMQHIIKLAPKRVVYVSCNPATLARDSEALLAAGYQIQRLAMLDMFPHTGHLESMALFEHN; this comes from the coding sequence ATGGCGCAATTCTACTCTGCAAAGCGACGCGTGACGACGCGTCAGATCATAACTGTTGAAGTGACAGACCTCGATCCGTTCGGACAGGGGGTGGCGCGCCATGAGGGTAAGACCGTATTTATCCCCGGACTGCTGCCCCAGGAGCGTGCGGAAATCACCCTGACGGAAGAGAAACGTCAGTACGCACGCGGCCAGGTAAAGCGCCGTCTTAATGATAGCCCGGAACGCGAAACGCCACGCTGCCCGCACTTCGGCGTGTGCGGCGGCTGCCAACAGCAGCACGCCAGCGTTGCGCTCCAGGCGCGCAGCAAAAGCAATGCGCTGGCGCGCTTGCTGAAGCACGACGTCGATGAAACGATCGCCGATAGGCCCTGGGGCTACCGCCGCCGGGCGCGTCTGAGCCTGAACTGGCAGCCGAAAACTGCGCGTCTGGAGATGGGCTTTCGCAAGGCCAACTCCAGCGACATTGTGGACGTCAAACAGTGCCCCATTCTGGTGCCCCATCTTGAGGCATTGCTGCCAGAAGTGCGCAAATGCCTTTCTGAACTGCAGGGCGCTCGCCATCTCGGGCACGTTGAGCTGGTGCTGGCCAACAGCGGTCCGTTGATGGTGCTGCGCCATACGGCGCCGCTGTCGGCCAAAGATCGTGAAAAACTGGAACGCTTTTCGCATTCCTTTGACCTTGCGCTTTATCTCGCTCCGCAAAGCGAGATACTTGAGCAACTGAGCGGTGAAACGCCCTGGTATGATTCAGACGGGCTACGCTTAACGTTCAGTCCGCGTGATTTTATTCAGGTCAATGACGGCGTTAATCAGCAGATGGTAGCGACCGCGCTGGCATGGCTGGATATTCAGCCAGAGGACCGGGTGCTCGACCTGTTCTGCGGGATGGGCAACTTTACCCTGCCGCTGGCAAAACGGGCACACAGCGTCGTTGGTGTGGAAGGCGTGGCGGCGCTGGTGGAAAAGGGGCGCGAAAACGCTATTCATAATGCGCTGCAAAACGTGACATTTTTTCATGAGAATCTGGAAGAGGATGTCACCAGGCAGCCATGGGCAGCGCACGGTTTCGATAAAATTCTGCTGGACCCGGCACGCGCGGGTGCGCCAGGCGTGATGCAGCATATTATCAAACTCGCCCCTAAGCGCGTGGTCTATGTTTCCTGTAATCCGGCGACGCTTGCCCGGGATAGCGAGGCGTTACTCGCCGCGGGTTACCAGATTCAGCGTCTGGCAATGCTTGATATGTTCCCGCACACTGGACATCTGGAATCAATGGCGTTGTTTGAACACAACTGA